acatGTTAACAATAAGAAAAGACACGTTGACACATACACGATGGTATTTAGATGTGTTTAAGTGTATCCagcgaattttttttattttttattattaagacaCAGTTAAACATAACAAACACGCGTATCAGACAAGTATCAATAAATATAGTGTCCGAAATATATCTGACACGCAAACACCGTAACTCAGCAAAATATCCATACTTTATATTTAGGTTTTTACCATGAAACTTCTTCAAACTCTAGTAACAACAACATTAATTAATCGAATGTTATTGATGGAGAAATTGATGTGGATTATTTACTTCTTTATAAGTTTGAGTTTGTTGACGATGGGTGTGCCGGCAGAGATAAAGGGTGGGCATGTCACGTCGATGAGCATGATAAGGAAATTGTTATGCACTTATATCACACAGCACGTGACTATGGCTTCCATTGGGGGGCAACCCCTTTGAACCTTCAAAGTTAGTTGTTTCATTTGCATTGAATCATTGTGTTTGTTGTGGAAAAGCATCTTGTGTTTTCTGTCTTCTCAACATCGTCAATTCATCAATGTTTCGATCAATTGAATCTGTAGCCATAACTTAATTTTCACTCCACACATTCATTTGACCCTCAAACTTATCTTCCTAATTGAtgggatttttaaaaaaaaaaaagaagtttttTTGAAGTTATCTTTAATGATTTTATCATTGAACATGTTTAtaatatagtttatttatttttgttttcagaaAATACAAAGTTAAAATGATGATAAAcattctctatatatatatgggagattgatatataatatgaatATACGATTTTGTCATGTTCATTTTGAATATGAGAGGTTCAAAATTTTTCGTAAAGTTATAAAGAGATATGTTATGTGTATGTGGAGAAAATATGTCGAATAAATAGACAGAAGATTATTTTTGGATGCATGTGTATTGTCCTATACAAATCTACTAGATAGTTTTGTCCAAGTCTACGTGCTAGTGTTATACACAAATGTATGtatgatattaattatttaattatcacAAACTCAGTGTCTATTTATACCAATAAAATTTAAtggtaattaaataattaaagaaattttGTTAGAGTAGTggaattacaaaaaaataatctaatggCAATAGAATGATCTAGCCATAGATGTAGCTTCTATTAACCAACATATCTATAATCTATTATCTATCTATTATTATATCATATCGTATCATCTAtcttctattatataaaaaaatatataaaaataaattaatattaacatttgttattatttaattttacataTTAGGTTAATAGTATGTCTATTAGGTTAATAGTCTGTTGATCACATTATTGtttaaatttgtgtttttttttaattaaagaaataaaaggaatTGAAACGTCATATGGAGTTTTAGGTCATTTTAGTGTCTTGTAGGTGTGGAAAGGAATTTATGTAACATGACAAAGGGAAATGTCCAAAATCTCCGAGCATCGTGTACATGAGTCAGCTTTCTTCCAATCAGAATAATATTGGAAGTTTTGTCATGTGATTTATGTCAAACCATAACTTCATTCTTGAACTTTCATCATAGTAGAAACTAGAAACTAAAAACCCACTTTCTCCCTAAAAAATGCCACATGTTATTGAAGCTATAGCTCCATTTAGAATTTGTTTTTCGGATtatattatgaatttaattttgatacactcttaaaataaaataattttatacatatatctaatgatataatattaaataaatagaaataattatttattatattgattgtatgaataatcatttaaaaaaacaaatataattctacgattgtataaaatattttacattatcaatatataaaaattaaactcttatattattatatgataaTGATTATTATTTAGTTCATTCATCAAACTTTTGGtttactattattttatttggtcTATAACTAATCACCAATATGATTAGACCTTTTTGCATAACTACCATTACTCCATTAGGATATGTCTTTATTAGCAACCAACTTATGATAATTTTAAACAATGTATACTATTATACATTATCATCACTTTATTATTGagctatttatttttagttaagaCGTCCTTTGTTAGAGAGTGATAAACTTTGTTAGAATTTGGTTGATTTCTGTTGAAgactttattatatattttttttacctcattttaaaaattgagtGGACTCAGGGTTTAATATATATAACCCTAAAACTTagtttaaaaagtaaaagtcACTTAACATTTCTAAAGACTATTatgatcatacattcatactcTCTAgcgatataaaatttttaataaacttgtaataaagaaattcaattattaaacaaattaaGATCTAATACTAATTTATAATCATATATAGTTTATTATTGTCATTTGTATATCTTaactactaataaaaaatattatatatacataaaaattaacaactatgtatttatatatatttcgtattataacatgtattttatattgataactgatttaattattttttttttgtgcacaGAGCATATTGGGCTTGAATAATACATATTAAGATTACTTAACAAATGAAGAGAATAGAAAATGGAAGATAAAGAtgtataaaaatagaaaaataggcATAAAAAATGGATAGCATTAAGAATGGTGGAGGAAACAAGGGTAAGGCCCTTAATCAGTAGTAGTGGATGACAAGTCACTCTCAAAGGCGTGTTTGGCAAAGGGGACAACCTTCATGCCTGTGACTTTGTCATCTTAGGTGGACAATGGGACATGTCCAATTTCTCCAAACCATTTGGGCCCCACAACAACAATCTCACACACCACAAATTTTCTTCCTTTATTCATCATATCATATCTTCAACTCTCTTCTTAGTTcccactattataaatacattgcCCTAGTACAATTATTATTCATACCATACATACATTATAGCTTCTTcactcattcattcattcattcaactTCTCTCATTTTCTTCACATAACCAACAATTCAAACAATGGCAGCTAATGTATACTCTGTTAGAAGCTCAAAGATTCGTTCATGGGAAAGGTGTTCCAAACAAGTTAGGCAACAAAGGACAAGGCTTTACATAATTTGGAGATGCACTGTCTTGCTCTTGTGTTGGCATGACTAAACTCTCCCAATCTCGCCGGCTCTGTTCGCGGAATGTCAAGTCCCACATCGGTTAAGTTTGGACCAAGAAAAGAGTACATATTTTAgaatatctataattttattttcttagaaATTTAGATCAAGATGTAGAGGTGGATCTATTGATTTAGAATTCTTCAATTTGTGGTGAAGCTGAATTTGGGGTTCCAATTGGTGATTACTAACCATATACTTTAAGATAAGTAGTAGTGATGAAATTGTATTGTTGTATTATTGTACCTTATGGAAATTAAGTATAAGTTTTGGGGGTGGTAGTACTAGTAAGATAATCAATACTAACAAGGTTTTATATATGTTAGGTTGTAGGGTAGGTAAAGAAATTAAAGTAGGAGCTTAAGAGCAAGATTCATAGTGAAATGTGTAAGCTATGAACAAGCATTGTAttgtaaataattcaaaattgaaGATGAAGATTATATTCCTTTATATTATGACTTCATCAACTAAGCCCTTGATTCTCAgttttgtttagtattttttgtttaatattagCTTTTAATTATTGCTATTGAATCAATAGTTGCAATGTGCAAATTTGGTGAcaaatatgattgaaatttggtgatttttctTTCAAGTTAACAAAGACTTTGctcttaatatataattatgttaatgaaattaaaaaataaaaaataaaaaatgaaaagaaaaaccaGTTCCGGAATCAACCATGCATTATTATAAGCAACCTCCAAATTCCAAAGTGagagtttaaaaattttaaatcaatggATCACCAACCATTTCCTAACACTAAAAGTTAAGATATTGGATTGAAGTGCATTTTATCTTACTTCTGGATAGCATGGAATCTTCATTTTGTTGAGTGTTAAAATTTCAATGTGgcaatgaagaagaacaaaaaccaTATATTATACGAGcttttcaattccaaaaatgaAGCTAAGAATAGGGCATCACTTTTTCTAGGGTAGGGGGGTAGTTAATGTTAATATTGGTTTACACTTTACAACATATGATGATGCTAACATAATGGGTTTTCAGTCATGTTCCAATTAGGTTCCACAAGTGGGCAGTGTCATTCATTCACTTGGAATATGATGGCATCCAAACATGACATAAAGTAACAATAATAGGAAGACAATAACATTcatcaatgcctttgaaaacaCCTTCTTGTTCTTTGGACACACAAATCACTTGTAGGGGTCCTTTATTTGGATTAGagataatactaaattaaattatttagactcaatattaatttgtttgattgaACTACATTAATGATAATTCACATTCCTAATAATTCTTATCTTTTAGAGTTTTAGGTATTAATCTGTGTTATCCAATTCAAACTTTTTTAAAGGGAGAAAatgaaaatctaattatctttaaattaaatatataaaatttatacatgataaaaattataaattaaatagtgattaattttttttattactttacaTATCTCTGAATTTTCCCTAATATCCTACAGAGCATGATGGCATTGAGACTGTTACATCAAGCATcccaaattctacaaaaaaGTTTATTTAGAAAGTGATAATCTTTTGAACACTACAATATATTATAACACTACTCATAATATAAAAAGTGATGATATTTATAGAGGTACCTACATTACTAGCAATCTCATTATTATACAATTTATCAGATGCACTCATGATTACTTCTAATCAAAGATGTTCTAATGTTCATTTACCAAGAAATGTATTGTTATTGACCAATTACATTTCACTATGTTGTTTTGGGGGAAAAAAAAAACGCATCAagttttccttttcctttttaattagtattaattcgatagttaaaatttttcaattcctGCAATAATATATGTTC
This sequence is a window from Arachis duranensis cultivar V14167 chromosome 2, aradu.V14167.gnm2.J7QH, whole genome shotgun sequence. Protein-coding genes within it:
- the LOC110278051 gene encoding small polypeptide DEVIL 14; translation: MAANVYSVRSSKIRSWERCSKQVRQQRTRLYIIWRCTVLLLCWHD